Genomic window (Bdellovibrionales bacterium):
TAGGTTCGCATAATTAAAAGGACATAGTTGATTTTCCAATGGTCCTGTTTTATGACCTAATCATGCAACCGAGATATTTAAATTTACACCCAAAGACCATAAATAAACTAACCCGCATGGAGTCAGAAGCCAATACTGACGGTGCATACAGAGTGTCTAAACGTATTAGATCTGTGCTCCTAAATAATGAACAAAATAGCAGTGGTGAAATTTCTGTCCTGCTTGGAGCGACGCGATCAAGGGTCTCCCAATGGCTTAAGACATATGAGGAGCAAGGGGTTGAAGGATTGATGGAGGGCGAACGGTCAGGGAGGCCATCTCGCCTTTCTGACCTACAAAAAATCTTAATCTCCGATATTGTTGATAGTGGCCCAATCGCCTACGGTTTGCTAACTGGTGTGTGGACTTCAAAATTAATTGCTGAAATCATCGATGATGAGTTCGGAGTGCAGTATCACCCCGGGCATGTGTGGAAACTTTTGCAGGAATTTGGCTTTTCAGTGCAAAGTCCGAAACGTCTCTTAGCCAATGCTGATAGTGAAAGGAGAGAACGCTGGGTTAAAGAGACCTACCCGTCCATTAAAAAAAAGCGAAGAGGGCTCA
Coding sequences:
- a CDS encoding IS630 family transposase, whose translation is MSKRIRSVLLNNEQNSSGEISVLLGATRSRVSQWLKTYEEQGVEGLMEGERSGRPSRLSDLQKILISDIVDSGPIAYGLLTGVWTSKLIAEIIDDEFGVQYHPGHVWKLLQEFGFSVQSPKRLLANADSERRERWVKETYPSIKKKRRGLNHD